The Fusarium oxysporum Fo47 chromosome II, complete sequence genome includes a region encoding these proteins:
- a CDS encoding acid phosphatase DET1 — translation MTKPRLIILVRHGQSEGNKNREIHQTVPDHRVKLTPEGWNQAHDAGRRLRSLLRPDDTLQFFTSPYRRTRETTEGILESLTSDEGSPSPFRRANIKVYEEPRLREQDFGNFQPCSAEMERMWQERADYGHFFYRIPNGESAADAYDRVSGFNESLWRQFGEDDFPSVCVLVTHGLMSRVFLMKWYHFTVEYFEDLRNINHCEFLIMRKQENNKYLLENKLRTWSDLRRERKDKEDKDKDSSKLPRTKTFVVTRRWGGCPNGCDHSRHYAKREDLEIMRKKDHENGGPEPYGKITNTDEIITIVSRKQKAQLDCIGTNSESATLGAHDEDGPEIDISSNHEGKSVSDLNDTPSVISASEYIQSPYLHIGRDGGGSYSGHTSAAETDNDSSEDENISLHRIASLNAQLNRTVGERSEKPSYNQKPLLKAGPEHLAYTSDKDSPDEYARTNRLGDASTDASCDGDAELVEDLDRAEKEDRSIRGSVY, via the exons ATGACCAAGCCACGCTTGATCATTCTAGTTCGCCACGGCCAGTCCGAAGGCAATA AGAACCGCGAAATTCATCAGACCGTTCCCGATCACCGAGTCAAACTTACGCCAGAAGGCTGGAACCAAGCCCACGATGCCGGACGTCGTCTCCGAAGCCTCCTCCGTCCCGACGACACCTTACAGTTCTTTACCTCTCCATACCGCCGCACACGTGAAACAACAGAAGGAATTCTCGAGAGCCTGACCTCGGACGAAGGCTCCCCGTCGCCCTTCCGCCGAGCTAACATCAAGGTGTACGAAGAGCCTCGGCTACGTGAGCAGGATTTTGGTAACTTCCAACCATGCAGCGCTGAAATGGAACGTATGTGGCAAGAGAGGGCCGATTATGGCCACTTCTTCTACCGTATACCTAATGGAGAGAGCGCTGCCGATGCTTACGATCGTGTGAGCGGATTCAATGAAAGCCTCTGGCGACAATttggtgaagatgatttCCCCAGCGTCTGTGTACTGG TGACCCACGGACTCATGTCCCGTGTCTTTCTCATGAAATGGTATCATTTCACTGTCGAGTACTTTGAAGATCTCCGAAACATCAACCACTGCGAGTTCCTCATCATGCGCAAGCAGGAAAACAATAAGTACCTTCTAGAGAACAAGTTACGAACTTGGTCCGATTTGCGGCGAGAACGCAAAGACAaagaggacaaggacaaggacagcTCGAAACTCCCACGCACCAAAACTTTTGTTGTTACACGCCGATGGGGTGGATGTCCCAATGGCTGTGACCATAGTCGCCACTATGCTAAGCGTGAGGATTTGGAGATCATGCGCAAAAAGGATCATGAGAACGGCGGGCCAGAGCCTTACGGCAAAATTACAAACACAGACGAGATCATTACCATCGTCAGCCGGAAGCAGAAGGCTCAATTAGACTGCATTGGTACCAATAGTGAGAGCGCGACCTTGGGagctcatgatgaagatggacCGGAGATCGACATTTCATCAAACCATGAAGGCAAATCCGTTTCTGACCTCAACGATACCCCCTCAGTTATCTCTGCCAGCGAGTATATCCAGTCGCCATACTTACATATTGGCCGCGATGGGGGCGGCAGCTATTCTGGTCACACATCTGCCGCCGAGACTGACAACGACTCGTCAGAGGATGAGAACATAAGCTTACACCGCATTGCCTCCTTGAACGCGCAACTAAACAGGACCGTTGGCGAAAGAAGCGAGAAGCCTTCATACAATCAAAAACCCCTCCTCAAAGCAGGACCCGAACATCTAGCATACACGAGCGATAAGGATAGCCCGGATGAATATGCACGGACTAACCGTCTTGGTGATGCATCTACTGATGCCTCTTGTGACGGTGACGCTGAACTTGTTGAGGATTTGGATCGcgctgagaaggaggatcgAAGTATTCGGGGTAGTGTGTACTGA
- a CDS encoding uncharacterized protein (of unknown function-domain containing protein) produces the protein MSAPGPESVPTSADPRSHRPTKKRALTPVSAQAASVEALFSKPDQIIRIPESSTSGSGSSALRSAPPEIVTNVQGSSAGAGSGEFHVYKASRRREYERLRSMDEDLRREKDIEEFNKNKIERDRKDEERTRKNREKREKMKARKSKKGKGPATTDKTPNATQSKDDSSLAENDAEKDTADVDSKTKTEHGKDDTESTPSMQPAGLVIHDEDD, from the coding sequence ATGTCTGCTCCTGGTCCCGAATCGGTACCAACGTCGGCCGATCCCCGATCCCATCGCCCTACCAAGAAGCGCGCTCTTACGCCCGTCTCAGCGCAAGCCGCCTCGGTAGAGGccctcttctcaaagccCGACCAAATCATCCGTATCCCCGAGTCCTCTACCTCCGGCTCTGGCAGTTCTGCCTTGCGTTCCGCCCCCCCGGAAATTGTCACCAACGTTCAAGGATCTAGTGCAGGTGCCGGTTCAGGCGAGTTTCATGTGTATAAGGCGAGCCGTCGGCGCGAGTATGAGCGTCTGCGCAGTATGGATGAGGATCTTCGCCGCGAAAAGGACATCGAAGAGTttaacaagaacaagattgAACGCGATCGCAAAGACGAAGAACGCACGCGCAAGAATCGCGAAAAGagggagaagatgaaggccCGCAAGTCtaagaagggcaagggccCTGCCACCACTGACAAAACGCCCAACGCGACACAGTCCAAAGATGACTCCTCGCTCGCGGAGAAcgatgctgagaaggacACTGCTGATGTTGATTCTAAGACCAAGACCGAGCATGGTAAGGATGATACAGAATCAACGCCATCGATGCAACCTGCAGGACTAGTCATTCACGACGAAGACGACTAA
- a CDS encoding chaperonin Cpn60/TCP-1 family, translating to MQAPVVVMNTNSGERQTGRKAQLSNIAAAKTVADIIRSCLGPKAMLKMLLDPMGGIVLTNDGHAILREIEVSHPAAKSMIELSRTQDEEVGDGTTTVIILAGEILAQALPQLDRNIHPVVIISAFKRALKDALEIIEEISLPIDVNDDKAMYQLISSSIGTKFVSRWMDQMCDLALKAVRTVTWEAGNGKTEVDIKRYARVEKVPGGEIEDSRVLDGLMLNKDITHPKMRRRIENPRIVLLDCPLEYKKGESQTNIEITKEDDWNRILQIEEEQVKALCEAIVAVKPDLVITEKGVSDLAQHYFMKANITALRRVRKTDNNRIARATGATIVNRVEDLQDSDVGTRCGLFEIEKIGDEYFTFLTKCQDPKACTVLLRGPSKDVLNEIERNLQDAMGVARNVMFSPRLSPGGGATEMAVSVRLGQLAKSIEGVQQWPYKAVADALEVIPRTLVQNAGKSPVRVLTDLRAKQAEGKSTWGVNGDTGAIADMKEYGVWEPQAIKLQSIKTAIEAACLLLRVDDICSAKKAAQIGGGGGGEE from the exons ATGCAGGCTCCGGTGGTGGTTATGA ACACCAACAGTGGTGAGAGGCAGACTGGCCGGAAAGCCCAGCTGTCCAATATTGCTGCTGCCAAAAC TGTTGCCGACATTATTCGATCATGCCTCGGCCCCAAGGCCATGCTAAAGATGCTGCTCGACCCCATGGGCGGCATCGTTCTCACAAATGACGGACATGCTATCCTTCGAGAAATCGAGGTCTCCCACCCTGCCGCGAAGAGCATGATTGAGCTCAGCCGGACACAAGACGAGGAAGTCGGGGATGGAACCACAACCGTCATTATCTTGG CTGGTGAGATTCTCGCCCAAGCTCTTCCCCAGCTCGACCGTAACATCCACCCTGTCGTCATCATTTCCGCCTTTAAGCGAGCCCTTAAAGACGCCCTTGAGATCATCGAGGAGATCTCTCTGCCGATCGATGTCAACGACGACAAGGCCATGTACCAGctcatctcttcttcgaTTGGCACCAAGTTCGTTTCTCGATGGATGGATCAGATGTGCGACCTCGCCCTTAAGGCTGTCCGCACTGTGACATGGGAGGCTGGTAACGGCAAGACTGAAGTCGACATCAAGCGATATGCCAGAGTGGAGAAGGTACCCGGCGGTGAGATCGAGGACAGTAGAGTTCTTGACGGTCTTATGCTCAACAAGGACATCACACATCCCAAGATGCGCCGGCGCATTGAGAACCCCCGAATCGTTCTCCTCGACTGCCCCCTTGAGTACAAGAAGGGCGAGTCTCAAACCAACATCGAGATTACCAAGGAGGATGACTGGAATCGAATTCTGCAgattgaggaggagcaggtCAAGGCTTTGTGCGAGGCGATTGTCGCCGTCAAGCCTGATCTTGTCATTACGGAGAAGGGAGTGTCTG ATCTTGCCCAGCACTACTTCATGAAGGCCAACATCACAGCTCTCCGCCGAGTTCGAAAGACCGATAACAACAGAATAGCCCGCGCTACCGGTGCCACCATCGTCAACAGAGTAGAGGATCTCCAGGACTCCGATGTCGGTACCCGATGTGGCTTGTtcgagattgagaagatcggAGACGAGTACTTCACATTCCTTACCAAGTGCCAGGACCCTAAGGCCTGCACAGTCCTTCTCCGAGGTCCCTCCAAGGATGTCCTCAACGAGATCGAGCGAAACCTCCAGGATGCCATGGGTGTCGCACGAAATGTCATGTTCTCTCCTCGGTTATCGCCTGGCGGTGGTGCTACAGAGATGGCCGTATCCGTGAGGTTGGGTCAACTCGCCAAGAGTATTGAGGGTGTCCAGCAGTGGCCCTACAAGGCTGTAGCAGATGCTCTTGAGGTTATTCCTCGAACTCTCGTCCAGAACGCTGGCAAGAGCCCTGTCCGTGTGTTGACAGATCTCCGAGCCAAGCAGGCCGAGGGTAAGAGCACCTGGGGTGTCAACGGTGACACAGGTGCCATCGCAGATATGAAAGAGTACGGAGTGTGGGAGCCTCAGGCTATCAAGCTCCAGAGTATCAAGACCGCCATTGAG GCTGCTTGCCTTTTGCTCCGAGTTGATGACATTTGCAgtgccaagaaggctgcgCAGATTGGTGGCGGCGGGGGTGGCGAAGAATAA
- a CDS encoding ribosomal protein S5 domain 2-type protein produces the protein MAAKRAVQSILPKSQPPTWTASKRITEFIAHVTPVTSPSQANFYVESLLESDKRIRNATHNITAWRIRGEGIGHQQFNDDGETGAGSRLLQLMQSMDLWDSMVVVTRWYGGAHLGSKRFRLITSVASDAFARAGMSGDKKDDTPKGKKKK, from the coding sequence ATGGCTGCGAAGAGAGCAGTCCAATCCATTCTGCCTAAATCACAGCCCCCAACTTGGACAGCCTCAAAGCGCATCACAGAGTTCATAGCACACGTTACCCCTGTAACATCTCCATCACAGGCCAATTTCTACGTTGAGTCTCTTCTTGAATCGGACAAACGTAtacgcaacgcaacgcacAATATCACGGCGTGGCGCATTAGAGGTGAGGGTATTGGCCATCAACAATTCAATGACGATGGCGAGACGGGAGCCGGATCCCGACTCCTGCAGCTGATGCAGTCCATGGATCTTTGGGATTCTATGGTCGTGGTTACACGCTGGTATGGGGGTGCCCATTTAGGATCCAAAAGATTCAGATTGATCACTTCCGTGGCCAGTGACGCCTTTGCGAGAGCTGGTATGTCTGGagacaagaaggatgatACACCTaaagggaagaaaaagaagtaG
- a CDS encoding regulator of volume decrease after cellular swelling-domain-containing protein, producing MLPTTIRTPPKAEDYTPLAEYQSATPESFVSGKPVLHYHLEGAKAWIPKTECGSLALFPADSNEKPSAPEGDSINGDVEELVEQAVDVFVNSEALTIFSPKVEAGVSIPYPSISIHAIKQLGPETDAPRTQAVWMQLEFSDGGAEDDDFSTIDLTIIPPKSDSEPSAAKQLYDAMANCSDLHPDPNDGEEDEDEYDRIVFEGSEEHQAIEGFTGVLRGASNGGLPPPMPGSGGWITADNVNEYFDEDGNWIGPGAGGQEEELGEGAGRVRDRDEAEGADAIETAAADDPENKRPRVE from the exons ATGTTGCCAACGACAATCCGCACACCGCCAAAGGCCGAAGACTACACGCCTCTGGCCGAGTACCAGTCAGCAACACCCGAAAGCTTCGTCAGTGGAAAGCCTGTCCTTCACTACCATCTCGAAGGCGCAAAGGCATGGATTCCCAAGACGGAATGCGGTAGCCTAGCTCTATTTCCTGCCGACTCAAACGAGAAGCCTAGTGCTCCTGAAGGCGACAGCATAAATGGTGATGTCGAGGAGCTTGTGGAGCAGGCAGTGGATGTCTTTGTGAACTCAGA GGCCTTGACTATCTTCAGTCCCAAGGTTGAGGCAGGTGTCTCAATTCCTTATCCCTCGATATCCATCCACGCTATCAAACAGCTAGGTCCCGAAACAGATGCGCCGCGCACCCAAGCCGTATGGATGCAGCTTGAATTCTCAGACGGTGGTGCCGAAGACGACGATTTCAGCACAATAGATCTCACCATCATCCCACCCAAATCAGATTCTGAGCCCAGCGCCGCTAAGCAACTGTACGACGCCATGGCCAACTGCTCCGACCTTCACCCTGACCCCAATGATGgcgaagaggacgaggacgagtACGACCGTATTGTCTTCGAGGGCAGCGAGGAGCACCAGGCCATTGAGGGGTTCACAGGCGTTCTGCGTGGTGCTAGTAATGGCGGTCTACCGCCTCCTATGCCTGGTAGCGGCGGCTGGATCACGGCGGATAACGTGAACGAGTATTTCGACGAGGATGGCAATTGGATCGGGCCCGGCGCTGGGGGCCAAGAGGAAGAACTGGGAGAAGGCGCAGGAAGAGTGCGAGATCGCGATGAAGCCGAGGGCGCTGATGCAATCGAAACCGCAGCCGCTGATGATCCCGAGAACAAGCGACCACGAGTGGAGTAA
- a CDS encoding uncharacterized protein (domain of unknown function-domain containing protein) — MLKSLITLSAGLVGGAHAFWRMECPGRVGLARIDPIVDPGTVSKHAHSIHGSSNFAETVTTEQLLDADCTSCRVTQDKSSYWHPAMYFQDGDSGEFELVPQVGGMLAYYLLFGDNVTAFPPDFRMLSGSNDRRSYTIGDPSKPDPEKSMWQALGQTTQSDLAQRALGFNCLNYQKAPEGTLYRHYMPDKAYLDANCADGIRLEIMFPSCWKGGDAVDSQNHKDHVAFPDLVMTGTCPEEYPVRLPSLMYEVIWNTAAFSDRNGRFVFANGDTTGYGLHADFIMGWEEEFLQDAINTCTSETGRIEDCPLFDVVSEQKATSCEMKLPKALANEDVKGPMKELPGGDGVPNGDGSDVEQPDPTDGAHAPTLTYSPGDRPENSASPLPGQVFKVSSAYGAPAPGPSSKTTTKDVPSSVEQKPSLSTDEVLIPTIDAGEVGAAAIKESTIAEPLPASAPTTTPAPELQPVTDTKSYFSTQFVTNGNLVSKILWDEEVVYVTDLQEEVVVVTVTSTAVVTPSAVPAAAPPRRRRRGAHLHGHGHGHGHRYF; from the exons ACTTCGCCGAAACCGTCACCACCGAACAACTCCTAGATGCCGATTGTACATCGTGTCGAGTAACACAAGACAAGTCTTCTTACTGGCATCCTGCTATGTATTTCCAAGATGGCGATTCTGGAGAGTTTGAGCTTGTTCCTCAAGTGGGTGGTATGCTTGC TTACTACCTCCTTTTTGGAGATAACGTGACTGCTTTCCCTCCTGACTTCAGAATGCTCTCTGGTTCAAATGACCGAAGAAGCTACACCATCGGTGATCCAAGCAAGCCAGACCCGGAGAAGTCTATGTGGCAAGCTCTCGGTCAGACCACGCAAAGCGATCTAGCTCAACGGGCACTCGGATTCAACTGTCTGAACTACCAAAAAGCCCCCGAGGGTACCCTCTATCGTCACTACATGCCTGACAAGGCTTATCTCGATGCGAACTGTGCCGATGGAATCCGTCTTGAAATCATGTTCCCATCATGCTGGAAGGGcggtgatgctgttgacaGCCAGAATCACAAGGACCACGTCGCGTTCCCCGATCTCGTCATGACAGGTACTTGCCCCGAGGAGTATCCTGTCCGGCTACCTAGTCTCATGTATGAGGTCATCTGGAACACGGCCGCTTTCTCCGATCGTAACGGTCGCTTTGTCTTTGCCAACGGAGACACTACCG GCTACGGTTTACATGCAGATTTTATTATGGGCTGGGAGGAAGAGTTCCTTCAGGATGCCATCAATACCTGCACCAGCGAAACAGGAAGAATTGAGGACTGCCCTCTCTTCGACGTTGTTAGCGAACAGAAGGCCACCTCATGCGAGATGAAGCTTCCCAAAGCTTTGGCTAACGAGGATGTGAAGGGTCCTATGAAAGAGCTTCCTGGTGGCGATGGAGTTCCCAATGGAGATGGCTCCGACGTCGAGCAGCCTGACCCAACCGATGGTGCTCATGCACCCACCTTGACCTACTCACCTGGTGACCGACCAGAGAACTCTGCCTCACCTCTTCCTGGTCAAGTTTTCAAGGTGTCGTCAGCCTATGGGGCTCCGGCTCCTGGCCCAAGCTCTAAGACCACTACTAAAGATGTTCCATCATCCGTTGAACAGAAGCCATCTCTGTCCACAGACGAAGTCCTCATCCCCACAATTGACGCTGGAGAGGTGGGCGCGGCTGCAATCAAGGAGTCTACGATTGCTGAGCCTCTCCCTGCTTCGGCACCTACAACCACTCCAGCGCCTGAGCTGCAGCCTGTGACAGACACAAAGAGTTACTTCAGCACACAGTTTGTAACAAACGGTAACCTCGTGAGCAAGATCCTCTGGGATGAGGAAGTGGTCTATGTGACCGATCTCCAAGAGGAAGTTGTGGTTGTTACTGTTACATCAACTGCTGTTGTCACACCCTCAGCAGtaccagcagcagcgccaCCCAGGAGGAGACGTCGTGGAGCTCACCTgcatgggcatgggcatgggcatggaCATCGATATTTCTAA